The Capsicum annuum cultivar UCD-10X-F1 chromosome 1, UCD10Xv1.1, whole genome shotgun sequence sequence cggacttcgacggggtgctcggAATTCATTCAGAGTCctatatacacaaatgaactatgtaatcacactaaattcgatgctcaagactcaatgacaatatcaaatttttaaaaaatatcgttttcataaagttgacccccgaaacctaaaatcacaattttctaaatcaAGGGTTGAAGTGTTATTGAAAAGccgtaaaattataccaaataaaagtaccaccctaaaatcaatatttcggaTCTTgtggcaaagtcagattttccatccaaggtcgtttcgattaaatgtgggtcccacactcatattttcaattttccaacttttcgaccaataggtctaAATGAGCTCGAGTACACggagacccgaaccaaaggtttacctagcctaaaatgtGCAATCCGTTCAGCCATCctttgcacggatcaaaagatatccacataagtccaaaataaggctctcgaagccataaaaaatcacaTTATCACataaatgagctcgagtgcacggggacctgaaccaaaggtctacctagcctaaaatgtacagtccgttcagccatccttcgcacggatcaaaagatatctacataagtccaaaataaggctcttgaagccatcaaaaaccatattATCGATGCTTCACCCAACCATCAAGCCAATCATGATGAACTAGATTATCTGGAACACGAGGGGGGCAAATATCTCTACTTTTTCGCGTCAATACCAGGTTGTGATCAATGTTCATAGCCCCTCTATGCTTATTCTCCTTGAAACAAAGATTAAAGAGCACAAATCCCTTAGTGATGCCTTAGGTTTAGACACTCATGTACAAGTTAGTGCCATCGGGTTCTCTGGGGGCATTGCAGTCATGTGGAAGCAAGATGTCCTCCAGCTTGACAACTTCTCTTCTTCAGCTCAGGGCATCCACGTAATGGTAAAGGTAAGACCTGACCACAGATCTTGGCTTTTTTTGGCTATTTATGCTAGTCCTGACTATCACATGCACACTCAGCTCTGGGACGAACTCTGTGATATATCCAATAGATATAGTGGTGAATGGTTTATGGGTGGTGACTTCAATGATATTTTAGAAGCTAAAGACAAATTAGGTGGAACACCTATTAATTATAATAGGGTCAATGCCTTCAGACAATGTCTTAACAACTGTAGCATGATTAACTTAGGTTTTAAAGGGAATAAATACACGTGGACCAATAAACATCATAGAAACAGAAGACAGCTCATCTTTGAAAGACTTGATAGGTGCCTGGCAAACAATCTCGGGATAACCTATTACCCAGAGACAACTGTCACATACTTACCAAGAACTAAGTCGGACCACTCCCCCATGCTTGTCAACTTCTCTGGCAACAAACATCACACTCAAGGAAAGACTTTTAGATTTGAGCCCATGTGGTGCACTCACCATTCCTTCAAAAACTTAGTTAACTCTTGCTTCAATACCGACCAATGCCTCCTGAAGGCTATTGAATTTTTCCAAGTGAAGGCAACCCATTGGAACTCCACTATCTTTGGGAACATCTTTCACAAGCACAAAAGAGTCTTGGCTAGACTTGATGGAATCCAAAATTTCAAACAAGAGCTCCTCAGTGAATATAACTCGCTCCTTCTTTGTGAAGAAAATATTTGGAAAATGAAGTCTAGAATCTCTTGGATTAGAGAGGGAGATACAAACACAAAAATTTTCCATGCATCTACCTTGAATAGAAAGAGGAGAAATAAAATCTATTCTCTCAATGATGAAGCAGACAACAGTATTCAGGGTAGTGAAGAAATCACCAatcacttttttaatttcttcaccacCCTGTACACTTTGAACCACATCATTTCCAAAAGGCCCAAGCCCCACAACAGTGGACCGGTGCACGGCCTCTCTGTAGAAGCCAGCTCCCTTTTGGCTAGCCCTCTTAGAGATAGTGAAATCTTAAGCGCCCTTAAATCCTTTCACTCTCTTAAAGCCCCTGGGCCTGACGGCATACACCTTTTTGTTTCTTTCAGAAATTTTGGGATATACTCGGTGAAAAAATCAAAACCTTCTGTCGTAAagctttttaagaaaaaaagatccCCAAAGAATCCAACACCACCTTCCTCTGTCTAATCCCCAAATACCCCAATGCATCCTCAATCAGAAACTTCAAACCAATTGGGTTGTGCAATACTTCTTACAAACTGGTCACTAAAATTATCGTTAATAGAATTAAACCCCAGCTTGACTCTATTATCAGCCCCACCCAAGACAGTTTCCTAGCTAATAGGAGAGTAGTCGATCATGCAATCATTGTCTAAGAATATCTCTATCATTTTaggaaaataaaaggaaaaaaatgaatatGATTCTCAAAATTGACCTTGAGAAAGCTTTTGACAGAATTGAATGGTCCTTCATCCATGACTCCCTCATCTATTTCAACTTCCCCAATAATTTCATTCGGCTCATTATGTCATGCATTATCACTTCCTCCATCTCCATTCTCATAAACAGAAAAGCTACTAAGTTCTTCGAACCCAGTAGAGGTATCCATCAAGGTGATCCCATCTCTCCTTGTCTCTTCATCATTTGGATGGAAAAATTATCCAGAAACATCTCAGATGCAGTGGCCTATAAAACTTGGACCCCAGTCACTATCATTCACAAAGGCCCTAAAATCTCCCACCTTTTCTTCGCCGATGACCTAACCCTCTTTGCCTAAGCCAACCTTGTGAACTATAGAACCATCATCTCTGTTTTTAGTGATTTCAGCATCCTTTCAGGCCAAAAAACAACCATGATAAATCAAGGCTCATTTTCTCGAACAATAGTAGCGATTCCAATATCAAAGATTGTTCTACTATCCTCAACATTAGGAAAAGTGAGAGTTTTGGTAAATACTAGGGCTTTTCCATGTTTAACCGACGGCCCTCCAATGATGACTTCCAATTCATCCTAGATAACATGAATAAGAAGTTGGCTGGCTGGAAAACCTATATGCTGAATATGGCAGGAACATGTGTACTTGCTAAATCCACCTTAAGTAGCGCCCCTTCCTATGTCATACAATTTCTCACCCTACCATAAGAAACCTTAAAGACCATTGAGAAATACGAAAGAGACTTTGTGTGGGGTTCTACAGCCGACAAAAAAATGATTCACCTCATAGGATGGAACACTATCACAAAGAGCAAATTCGAAGGCGGCTTTGGCCTTCACCAAGCCGAGCATCGTAACAAATCAATCCATGCCAGTCTTGCTTGGAGATTTTTCAAGAACCCCAACAACCTTTGTTCTAAAGTCCTAACCACCAAATACCTCAAAGGAGACCTCCAAACCtgccacaacaaaaaaattatgtcTACAATCTAGAAGAACATCTAGCAAGGATGGAAGGAATGCACTAAAGGGCTAGGTTAGTCTGTCCACAAAGGTAACAAAGCTTCTTTCTTTAAGGATCATTGGATCCCTCATGCTGAACCCATAAGAAACCTTATCCAAGGCCCTCTGAACTACCGTGAATAAAATCTAAAAGTTGGCCACCTTTCTACCAATGGTGCTTGGGATATGTCCAAACTCTCATTCACAATGCCAGCGGGCATAACCCAAAAAATTCTAAGTCGTGGCCCTCCTCTCATTTCTGATAGGGATGACCACCTTTACTAGAGATTCTCTAATAATGGGCGATTCACCATAGCGAACATGTATAAAATCATAGCCACCCGTAGCTGCAGATTCAGATAAACCATGTTGGTCCCTCTATTTTCAAGGAAATCTGGAAAGCCAAAAGCACCTATAAAATCAAGAACTTCCTTTGGCTTTTCTCCCATAAAAGATTGCCTACCAACAACCATCTTAATAAAATAGGCCTCAATATCAGTCTGCTTTGTCACTTCTGCAACTCTAACTGTGAAATCATAACCCATATTTTCTTTCGATGTCCTAACTCGGTGGATTTCTGGCAAAACATTGCCAACCGCGATAGGAATTCTTCCCTACCAGACCTGAACACCCTTGATCATACTAACTGGATCCAATTTTGGAAGAATATGATGCAAAAACCTTTTAATAATATGACCACTTGGGGCATCCTTATCCCTTTATGCCTTTGGGCAATTTGGCTTACCAGAAATAGTAACATCTTTAACCAAAAAAGAGATCCTATCAATGTAGACACCCCTATAAACCACGCAGTAGAATAAAGTCTTTACATCGCCAAAGAGGACTCTAGTCCTCACAAAAATCGCGTCAAATTACATATCAGCTGGGATCCTCCAGGGCTAGGTGCCTTTAAACTCAATACGGATAGGGCATGTAGTGGAACTTCAGGTAAGACGAGACTGGGGGGAGTCATTCGGGACCATGATGAAAATTGGGTGATGGGTTTCTACTCCATGATACCCCACACAACCTCTTTGCATGCTGAATTACTTGCACTCAAAAGAGGCCTTAAAATTATTGCATCTAACAACATTAAGTCAATAGAGATTGATGTTGATGCCGCAGAATAACACGCATATTTCAAACTAATAACAATCGCTATAACAATGTTTTATTCTCTTGCAGGTCATTGATGAAGGCGACCCAAGTTGCTCTACCACTCCACATTTTTAGGGAGCGAAACGCGGTAGCGGATGCACTTGCCAAACTTGGACTTGCTGAAACCAATTTTAAAGCTGCCCAGATtttgtatacacctcctccatcAGTTGACGCACCAGTACAAGCAGATAAATTAGGAACTTTTGCTTTTCTTACTATAAACTTAAACTCTATTAACCCAGTATGCCGGGATATGGCTACTAATACTCTTAACTCTTCTCTGTCGTTTGTGCATGGGCTTACTTTTTTTACCATTAACTAATACTAATGCTATGCCAGTTTAACCAAAACAAATGGTATCAAATGCATCGAAAACCATGTCAATCACCCCATAcccaaaaaatatcataatacaacaacgaggaggggtaaaacagtcaaatcatataaaatcataaatttcacatatttcttcaAATGTTTAGTTCGTTACAAAGTCTAAGTTACATACGTTGCTAAGGACGGATCTAGAGGAGCCGAGGGGTTCAGATGAATCTCCACGATAAAtttttatattgtatatataatgtacttttttgaatattttatgcataaatataaaattttgaaccTCCAAAACATAAGATTAGAGATGATCTTAGTGATTGAGGGGCTTATAAATTGACCTTGATGCTTCAAGTTCAAGTTTCAAACTTgtacacttttatttttcaaatcttcttagtgaaatttcacttttttggaatTTCGATTCAGTAGCGGTTCAGTGTTTTTATAAGAGTTTCTGATggtttttttaattatgatatctAGGGATGgtttattattcagattaaaccaaagaaacaaatcaaattaaactgaattttaatttggattgatttttttattttctggtTTGATTTCACACTAAGAATTTACTTTTTTTGGCATTTAAGTCTAGTCTCggattttagaaaataaataaaaattgaggtcattttatttctaaataagtggttgttttagataatcaagaagACATTAATGATATACTTCAAATTGTACCCTTCTTTAAATAAATCTGAGTTTTACACAACCAAGAAACTATTGCTCCTTTTGTCACATATAAGTTGATCAATTTCACTTTTGCACGCTTCTTacgaaatcataaataagaagaaCAATTTTACTAATTTACCCCTTAAGATACTTTTTTGAaaacttacaaaattatttttacgCTTAGCTTTCAAAGAGTATTAATTGTAAGGGTAAaacagaaaaaatttaattaattgtagagaaaatggtcaaaaacacctccaacctttaccccaaatcccaactacacacttatactttgcgggggtcctatgacccccctggactattttaaaatagaattattaCCCCCGAACGCTGACATGACAAGatagtgtgtttcactctctttaaagagagagagaacgaaaataatttatttttaatatttctttaaataaatatatataattttaattattatttttatttattaatgttatttcttcttcttcttcttcttcttcttcttcttcttcttcctcctcctcctcctcctctcccttatctttctcttcctcttcctcttcttcttcttcctcttcctcttacTCTTCTTCCTTCTcatctttctcttcctcttcctctttctcttcctcctctttttcttcttcctcttcttcttcttcttcttcttcttcttcatcttcttcttcctcctcttcttcctccccttctacttcctcctcttcttcttcctcttcttcttcttcttcttactcttcttcttcctcttcttcttcctcttcttcctcttcttcttcctcNNNNNNNNNNNNNNNNNNNNNNNNNNNNNNNNNNNNNNNNNNNNNNNNNNNNNNNNNNNNNNNNNNNNNNNNNNNNNNNNNNNNNNNNNNNNNNNNNNNNNNNNNNNNNNNNNNNNNNNNNNNNNNNNNNNNNNNNNNNNNNNNNNNNNNNNNNNNNNNNNNNNNNNNNNNNNNNNNNNNNNNNNNNNNNNNNNNNNNNNNNNNNNNNNNNNNNNNNNNNNNNNNNNNNNNNNNNNNNNNNNNNNNNNNNNNNNNNNNNNNNNNNNNNNNNNNNNNNNNNNNNNNNNNNNNNNNNNNNNNNNNNNNNNNNNNNNNNNNNNNNNNNNNNNNNNNNNNNNNNNNNNNNNNNNNNNNNNNNNNNNNNNNNNNNNNNNNNNNNNNNNNNNNNNNNNNNNNNNNNNNNNNNNNNNNNNNNNNNNNNNNNNNNNNNNNNNNNNNNNNNNNNNNNNNNNNNNNNNNNNNNNNNNNNNNNNNNNNNNNNNNNNNNNNNNNNNNNNNNNNNNNNNNNNNNNNNNNNNNNNNNNNNNNNNNNNNNNNNNNNNNNNNNNNNNNNNNNNNNNNNNNNNNNNNNNNNNNNNNNNNNNNNNNNNNNNNNNNNNNNNNNNNNNNNNNNNNNNNNNNNNNNNNNNNNNNNNNNNNNNNNNNNNNNNNNNNNNNNNNNNNNNNNNNNNNNNNNNNNNNNNNNNNNNNNNNNNNNNNNNNNNNNNNNNNNNNNNNNNNNNNNNNNNNNNNNNNNNNNNNNNNNNNNNNNNNNNNNNNNNNNNNNNNNNNNNNNNNNNNNNNNNNNNNNNNNNNNNNNNNNNNNNNNNNNNNNNNNNNNNNNNNNNNNNNNNNNNNNNNNNNNNNNNNNNNNNNNNNNNNNNNNNNNNNNNNNNNNNNNNNNNNNNNNNNNNNNNNNNNNNNNNNNNNNNNNNNNNNNNNNNNNNNNNNNNNNNNNNNNNNNNNNNNNNNNNNNNNNNNNNNNNNNNNNNNNNNNNNNNNNNNNNNNNNNNNNNNNNNNNNNNNNNNNNNNNNNNNNNNNNNNNNNNNNNNNNNNNNNNNNNNNNNNNNNNNNNNNNNNNNNNNNNNNNNNNNNNNNNNNNNNNNNNNNNNNNNNNNNNNNNNNNNNNNNNNNNNNNNNNNNNNNNNNNNNNNNNNNNNNNNNNNNNNNNNNNNNNNNNNNNNNNNNNNNNNNNNNNNNNNNNNNNNNNNNNNNNNNNNNNNNNNNNNNNNNNNNNNNNNNNNNNNNNNNNNNNNNNNNNNNNNNNNNNNNNNNNNNNNNNNNNNNNNNNNNNNNNNNNNNNNNNNNNNNNNNNNNNNNNNNNNNNNNNNNNNNNNNNNNNNNNNNNNNNNNNNNNNNNNNNNNNNNNNNNNNNNNNNNNNNNNNNNNNNNNNNNNNNNNNNNNNNNNNNNNNNNNNNNNNNNNNNNNNNNNNNNNNNNNNNNNNNNNNNNNNNNNNNNNNNNNNNNNNNNNNNNNNNNNNNNNNNNNNNNNNNNNNNNNNNNNNNNNNNNNNNNNNNNNNNNNNNNNNNNNNNNNNNNNNNNNNNNNNNNNNNNNNNNNNNNNNNNNNNNNNNNNNNNNNNNNNNNNNNNNNNNNNNNNNNNNNNNNNNNNNNNNNNNNNNNNNNNNNNNNNNNNNNNNNNNNNNNNNNNNNNNNNNNNNNNNNNNNNNNNNNNNNNNNNNNNNNNNNNNNNNNNNNNNNNNNNNNNNNNNNNNNNNNNNNNNNNNNNNNNNNNNNNNNNNNNNNNNNNNNNNNNNNNNNNNNNNNNNNNNNNNNNNNNNNNNNNNNNNNNNNNNNNNNNNNNNNNNNNNNNNNNNNNNNNNNNNNNNNNNNNNNNNNNNNNNNNNNNNNNNNNNNNNNNNNNNNNNNNNNNNNNNNNNNNNNNNNNNNNNNNNNNNNNNNNNNNNNNNNNNNNNNNNNNNNNNNNNNNNNNNNNNNNNNNNNNNNNNNNNNNNNNNNNNNNNNNNNNNNNNNNNNNNNNNNNNNNNNNNNNNNNNNNNNNNNNNNNNNNNNNNNNNNNNNNNNNNNNNNNNNNNNNNNNNNNNNNNNNNNNNNNNNNNNNNNNNNNNNNNNNNNNNNNNNNNNNNNNNNNNNNNNNNNNNNNNNNNNNNNNNNNNNNNNNNNNNNNNNNNNNNNNNNNNNNNNNNNNNNNNNNNNNNNNNNNNNNNNNNNNNNNNNNNNNNNNNNNNNNNNNNNNNNNNNNNNNNNNNNNNNNNNNNNNNNNNNNNNNNNNNNNNNNNNNNNNNNNNNNNNNNNNNNNNNNNNNNNNNNNNNNNNNNNNNNNNNNNNNNNNNNNNNNNNNNNNNNNNNNNNNNNNNNNNNNNNNNNNNNNNNNNNNNNNNNNNNNNNNNNNNNNNNNNNNNNNNNNNNNNNNNNNNNNNNNNNNNNNNNNNNNNNNNNNNNNNNNNNNNNNNNNNNNNNNNNNNNNNNNNNNNNNNNNNNNNNNNNNNNNNNNNNNNNNNNNNNNNNNNNNNNNNNNNNNNNNNNNNNNNNNNNNNNNNNNNNNNNNNNNNNNNNNNNNNNNNNNNNNNNNNNNNNNNNN is a genomic window containing:
- the LOC124897662 gene encoding uncharacterized protein LOC124897662 yields the protein MLILLETKIKEHKSLSDALGLDTHVQVSAIGFSGGIAVMWKQDVLQLDNFSSSAQGIHVMVKVRPDHRSWLFLAIYASPDYHMHTQLWDELCDISNRYSGEWFMGGDFNDILEAKDKLGGTPINYNRVNAFRQCLNNCSMINLGFKGNKYTWTNKHHRNRRQLIFERLDRCLANNLGITYYPETTVTYLPRTKSDHSPMLVNFSGNKHHTQGKTFRFEPMWCTHHSFKNLVNSCFNTDQCLLKAIEFFQVKATHWNSTIFGNIFHKHKRVLARLDGIQNFKQELLSEYNSLLLCEENIWKMKSRISWIREGDTNTKIFHASTLNRKRRNKIYSLNDEADNSIQGSEEITNHFFNFFTTLYTLNHIISKRPKPHNSGPVHGLSVEASSLLASPLRDSEILSALKSFHSLKAPGPDGIHLFVSFRNFGIYSVKKSKPSVVKLFKKKRSPKNPTPPSSV